The Oscillatoria sp. FACHB-1407 genome includes a window with the following:
- a CDS encoding DUF4114 domain-containing protein, protein MVTTNTSQQSTQVGTNLDSVTYYSTQLPFIDLFKASAPWVTQTNTTWDTKESSKLDLDANGWVRSLPQSGANFTKVGTLMNRVGGNYPGGRYVVLYEGEGTIQYGSDAKRNVAASTPGRDVIDVTPSNAGIYLAITATDPNRTGNYIRNIRVVPEAYEQTYQTQIFNPELIEKIDDFSSFRFMDWMRTNNSDQGDWNNRPRLEDSTYATGKGVPIEVMIELANKTGKDPWFTIPHQATDEYITNFAKLVKEKLNPNLKVHVEYSNEVWNPIFEQYQWVTEQAAKEGMQWYQWYARRTEQIGDIWDSVLGNDRVDTVLSGQSGNAWVAGQALNTVKQYDPNYTVDSLAIAPYVSLRASQANAAEIEGWTQDPDGGLNKVFQEINQGGVLSNGKPGGALAAALDHVTKHATLSDQYGLDLVAYEGGQHLDTNQDGTENNQAITDLFIQANRDPRMGEVYRKYLEGLQERGLDTFMNFVAIGQPSRWGSWGALEHVGQDSSPKYDALIDFINQNAPVVSTPVDPPPTDPTTPVVSTPVNPTLTDPNNGGTLPTDSPLVEPTITGETLPTDPNTLGATPVMPSPADPTFVNNPINSSGNSISMTPTAIPTLSGGNQPNPIAAVRPRNIFTRSGVINLRKLDLNQDGRIDRTVKLSFSDIHSNALYNNSVGFYKVANTRGDVLDPVSGTLIQPGKAGYARAALQQRLRGVNLTRDTGDVTVRTSTNTLLAPFLIANSTPGEYLSKDANGSEKIPHAYFAFRGANADRARHVRVLNGNTFGFEDLWRGGDKDFDDFAFKVTAQPV, encoded by the coding sequence ATGGTTACCACAAATACATCTCAACAATCGACTCAAGTCGGAACAAATCTGGACTCAGTAACCTACTATTCCACTCAGCTTCCATTCATCGACTTATTTAAGGCTTCTGCCCCGTGGGTTACGCAAACTAACACGACCTGGGACACGAAAGAATCGAGCAAGCTTGACCTGGATGCGAATGGTTGGGTTAGATCACTCCCTCAATCGGGTGCTAACTTTACCAAGGTCGGCACGCTAATGAATCGTGTTGGAGGAAATTATCCCGGTGGTCGATATGTTGTTCTTTACGAGGGTGAAGGCACCATTCAATATGGGTCTGACGCCAAACGTAATGTGGCGGCTTCTACTCCAGGACGGGATGTTATCGATGTCACTCCATCCAATGCAGGCATTTACCTGGCAATCACTGCCACTGACCCCAATAGAACGGGAAATTACATCCGCAATATTCGCGTCGTCCCAGAAGCCTATGAACAGACCTATCAAACTCAAATCTTTAATCCAGAACTGATTGAGAAGATTGATGACTTCTCCTCATTCCGGTTTATGGATTGGATGCGAACTAACAATTCTGACCAGGGAGATTGGAATAACCGCCCCCGTCTTGAGGATTCAACTTACGCAACGGGTAAGGGTGTTCCTATCGAGGTCATGATTGAACTGGCGAACAAAACGGGCAAAGACCCCTGGTTCACCATTCCTCACCAAGCGACAGATGAATACATTACTAATTTTGCCAAGCTGGTTAAGGAGAAACTTAACCCCAATCTCAAAGTTCATGTGGAGTATTCCAACGAAGTTTGGAACCCCATCTTTGAACAATATCAATGGGTAACGGAACAAGCGGCAAAAGAAGGAATGCAGTGGTATCAGTGGTATGCTCGTCGCACTGAACAGATTGGCGATATCTGGGATAGTGTTTTGGGCAATGATAGGGTCGATACTGTCTTGAGTGGTCAGTCGGGTAACGCCTGGGTTGCTGGGCAAGCCTTAAACACGGTGAAGCAGTATGACCCTAATTACACAGTCGATTCATTGGCGATCGCTCCTTATGTAAGTCTCCGAGCAAGTCAAGCGAATGCAGCTGAAATCGAGGGTTGGACACAAGATCCGGATGGTGGGCTGAACAAAGTATTTCAGGAAATCAACCAGGGAGGAGTTCTCTCCAATGGGAAACCGGGTGGTGCGTTAGCGGCTGCCCTTGACCACGTAACAAAACACGCTACTTTGTCAGACCAGTATGGACTTGATCTAGTTGCCTATGAGGGAGGACAGCATTTAGATACTAACCAGGATGGAACTGAAAATAACCAGGCTATCACTGACCTATTTATTCAAGCCAACCGTGATCCCAGAATGGGAGAGGTTTACCGCAAATATCTGGAGGGACTCCAGGAGCGAGGCTTAGATACGTTCATGAACTTTGTTGCAATTGGGCAACCGAGCCGATGGGGATCGTGGGGAGCCTTAGAACATGTGGGGCAAGATAGTTCGCCCAAATATGATGCCTTGATTGATTTCATCAATCAAAATGCTCCGGTTGTTTCCACTCCAGTAGACCCACCCCCTACGGATCCCACCACTCCGGTTGTTTCTACTCCAGTAAACCCAACCCTCACTGATCCAAACAATGGAGGCACACTGCCAACTGACTCTCCTCTGGTGGAGCCAACCATTACCGGGGAAACACTGCCGACGGATCCGAATACTCTGGGTGCTACTCCTGTCATGCCAAGTCCTGCTGATCCTACATTTGTAAATAACCCGATTAACTCCTCAGGGAATAGCATTTCCATGACTCCAACAGCTATACCAACCCTGTCTGGAGGGAATCAACCGAATCCAATTGCAGCAGTAAGACCAAGAAATATCTTTACCCGATCAGGTGTCATTAACTTGAGGAAACTCGATTTGAATCAGGATGGTCGAATTGATAGAACCGTTAAACTTTCCTTCAGTGACATTCATAGCAATGCACTGTACAACAATTCTGTAGGCTTCTATAAAGTCGCCAATACTCGTGGAGATGTTTTAGATCCGGTTTCAGGAACTCTCATTCAACCCGGCAAAGCTGGGTATGCACGAGCTGCCCTTCAGCAGCGACTCCGGGGAGTTAACCTGACTCGCGACACAGGGGATGTTACAGTTCGCACTTCAACCAATACTTTGTTGGCTCCTTTCTTGATTGCAAATAGTACGCCAGGAGAGTATTTGTCCAAAGATGCCAACGGCTCTGAAAAAATTCCCCATGCTTACTTTGCATTCCGGGGAGCTAATGCTGATAGAGCAAGGCATGTTCGTGTCTTGAATGGAAATACGTTTGGCTTTGAGGATCTGTGGCGTGGCGGAGATAAAGATTTCGATGACTTTGCATTTAAAGTCACTGCACAGCCTGTCTAG
- a CDS encoding helix-turn-helix domain-containing protein encodes MRLKTEERSLYQVVYLTRIVVTVPMPAIDHPQLADLVRETRQRLELSQVKFAAKLGVSFQSINRWENGRTKPLPIALKQIESLLHQMGEAGQDLLAKYFSE; translated from the coding sequence TTGCGCCTTAAGACGGAGGAGCGATCGCTATATCAGGTGGTATATCTAACTAGAATTGTTGTTACTGTACCTATGCCTGCAATCGACCATCCTCAGTTAGCAGATCTCGTGCGGGAAACGCGGCAGCGTTTAGAACTTTCGCAAGTTAAATTTGCCGCAAAGTTAGGGGTTTCATTTCAAAGTATTAATCGTTGGGAGAATGGGCGGACGAAGCCCCTACCCATTGCATTGAAGCAGATTGAGTCCTTGCTGCATCAGATGGGCGAGGCGGGTCAAGATTTGCTGGCTAAATACTTTTCAGAGTGA